One Helianthus annuus cultivar XRQ/B chromosome 7, HanXRQr2.0-SUNRISE, whole genome shotgun sequence genomic region harbors:
- the LOC110936638 gene encoding UDP-glucuronate:xylan alpha-glucuronosyltransferase 1 — METRQPYSNDEICKRRIQRSKLEADGKPIPVTIHDKTGNCKPKPYKSMLLVAVVTTLIIITYSISGHRRHDNYIPHAISMWKWGGRIDQRYISQLKINWDDVSGVIHTLSSKKQIHGIGFLNFHESEIIDWKTRIAVVNEDQIVHLKLDPVDQNVTWDVLYPEWIDEEQEEEVPTCPNLPKLDVPRKVLDLIVVKLPCRNEGNWSRDVARLHLQLAAAGLAGSSRSNRPVHFLFVTNCFPIPNLFPCKELVVRRGEVWLYEPDLKVLREKVQLPVGSCELALPFKPRDGDYVGNVRREAYVTILHSAHVYVCGAIAAAQSIRMSGSNRDLVILVDETITDYHRSGLELAGWKIRVIKRIRNPKAEKNAYNEWNYSKFRLWQLTDYDKIIFIDADLLILRNIDFLFGMPEISATGNNGTLFNSGVMVIEPSNCTFNLLMSHINEIVSYNGGDQGYLNEIFTWWHRIPKSINFLKNFWIGDDEETKEKKTRLFGADPPELYVLHYLGLKPWLCFRDYDCNWNSDIFQEFASDVAHERWWKVHDAMPTQLHQFCLLESRQKTQLEWDRREAKKAEFEDGHWKIKIRDPRLKKCIDNLCSWKSMLKHWGESNWTDDQSFPTPPAIAKLNIN, encoded by the exons CGACGAAATATGCAAAAGAAGGATTCAAAGAAGCAAACTGGAGGCGGACGGGAAGCCAATTCCGGTCACCATACATGACAAAACCGGCAACTGCAAACCAAAACCGTATAAATCGATGCTACTAGTCGCAGTGGTCACGACTCTCATCATCATCACTTACTCTATTTCGGGCCATCGCCGCCATGACAACTACATCCCGCATGCTATttcaat GTGGAAATGGGGTGGTAGGATAGATCAAAGATACATATCACAGTTAAAGATCAACTGGGATGATGTATCAGGTGTTATACACACATTATCCAGCAAAAAACAGATTCATGGGATCGGATTCTTGAATTTTCACGAAAGTGAAATTATTGACTGGAAGACAAGAATTGCAGTGGTCAACGAGGATCAAATTGTCCACCTTAAACTTGATCCTGTTGATCAAAATGTGACATGGGATGTGTTGTACCCTGAATGGATCGATgaagaacaagaagaagaagtTCCCACATGCCCGAACCTTCCAAAACTCGACGTGCCAAGGAAAGTTCTTGATCTTATTGTGGTTAAGCTTCCATGTAGAAATGAGGGGAATTGGTCGCGAGATGTTGCCAGGCTTCATTTGCAGCTTGCAGCTGCTGGGCTGGCCGGTTCATCTAGATCGAACCGGCCAGTGCACTTTCTTTTCGTTACAAATTGTTTCCCCATCCCAAACCTGTTTCCTTGCAAGGAACTCGTGGTTCGTAGGGGAGAGGTTTGGTTATATGAACCGGATTTGAAGGTTTTGCGTGAAAAGGTTCAGCTACCGGTTGGATCTTGTGAACTTGCATTGCCTTTCAAACCTCGAG ATGGAGATTATGTTGGGAACGTTCGACGGGAAGCCTATGTGACGATCCTACACTCCGCTCATGTATATGTTTGTGGGGCGATTGCGGCAGCACAAAGCATTAGGATGTCGGGTTCTAACCGAGATCTTGTGATCCTTGTCGACGAGACAATCACGGATTACCATCGAAGTGGACTTGAGTTGGCAGGATGGAAGATTCGCGTAATTAAACGGATAAGAAACCCGAAAGCCGAAAAAAACGCATACAACGAATGGAACTATAGCAAGTTCCGTTTATGGCAGTTGACTGATTATGATAAAATCATATTTATAGATGCCGATTTGCTCATTCTTCGAAACATAGATTTCCTATTCGGGATGCCTGAGATCTCGGCCACAGGTAACAATGGGACGCTGTTTAACTCGGGTGTGATGGTTATCGAGCCATCTAATTGTACGTTTAATCTTCTAATGAGCCATATAAACGAGATCGTATCGTATAATGGAGGCGATCAAGGGTACTTAAACGAGATTTTCACTTGGTGGCATCGAATCCCGAAGAGTATAAACTTTCTAAAAAACTTTTGGATTGGCGACGACGAAGAAACCAAAGAGAAGAAAACTAGGCTTTTCGGGGCTGACCCTCCGGAGCTTTATGTACTTCATTACCTTGGATTGAAACCTTGGTTGTGTTTTCGTGATTATGATTGCAATTGGAACTCGGATATATTCCAGGAGTTCGCGAGCGATGTTGCTCACGAACGGTGGTGGAAAGTGCATGATGCAATGCCCACTCAGTTGCACCAGTTTTGTCTGTTGGAATCAAGGCAAAAAACGCAACTTGAGTGGGATAGGAGGGAGGCCAAGAAGGCGGAATTTGAAGATGGGCATTGGAAGATTAAAATTCGGGACCCGAGGCTAAAGAAATGTATCGACAACTTATGCTCGTGGAAATCCATGTTGAAACATTGGGGCGAGTCGAATTGGACTGATGATCAGAGTTTTCCCACACCACCTGCGATTGCTAAGCTCAACAtcaattga